From one Pseudomonas sp. B21-048 genomic stretch:
- a CDS encoding glycosyltransferase translates to MSDSQPLVTVIIASYNHGRYIEESILSVLDQTYKNIELLVVDDGSSDDSVERISALQARHGFDFRVQQNQGLTNTLNGAIARSKGSLIVPFGSDDIMLAERIATQVAYMDGKPEVGICAGNIELIDADGNLYPEKRQRRDVPFRRLDFDDMFLERKPYPPAPTLMIRREALDKVGGFDPNIRLEDLLIELKVTRAGYFIDGLNVLMARYRKHATNSYKNHRFMVDNILRSYALFSDHPLYDEVRYKFLSSMFLKTANRDRKLARELLAQIPFKAWNKKTLRGLGRLFFSPLEKN, encoded by the coding sequence ATGAGCGACTCGCAACCCCTCGTCACGGTCATCATCGCGTCGTACAACCATGGTCGATATATCGAGGAAAGCATTCTCAGTGTCCTCGATCAGACGTATAAAAATATCGAGCTGCTGGTCGTCGATGATGGCTCCAGCGATGACAGCGTCGAGCGGATCAGTGCCCTGCAGGCGCGGCATGGTTTCGATTTCCGGGTTCAACAGAATCAGGGCCTGACCAATACCCTCAACGGCGCCATCGCTCGTTCAAAGGGCAGCCTGATCGTGCCGTTCGGTTCCGACGACATCATGCTGGCGGAGCGTATCGCCACTCAGGTGGCGTACATGGATGGCAAACCCGAGGTCGGGATCTGTGCCGGCAACATCGAGTTGATTGACGCCGACGGCAATCTGTATCCGGAGAAACGTCAGCGCCGCGATGTGCCATTCCGTCGCCTGGATTTCGATGACATGTTCCTGGAGCGCAAACCTTATCCGCCGGCACCGACCCTGATGATCCGTCGCGAAGCCCTGGACAAAGTAGGTGGCTTCGATCCGAATATTCGCCTGGAAGACCTGCTGATCGAGTTGAAGGTCACTCGCGCCGGTTACTTCATCGACGGCCTGAATGTGCTGATGGCGCGCTATCGCAAACACGCCACCAACTCCTACAAGAATCACCGCTTCATGGTCGACAACATCCTGCGCTCCTACGCGCTGTTCAGCGATCATCCGCTGTACGACGAGGTGCGCTACAAGTTCCTCAGTTCGATGTTCCTGAAAACCGCCAATCGCGATCGCAAGCTGGCGCGGGAACTGCTGGCGCAGATACCGTTCAAGGCCTGGAACAAGAAGACCTTGCGCGGTCTGGGGCGCTTGTTTTTTTCGCCGCTGGAAAAGAACTGA
- a CDS encoding acyltransferase — protein MTDTNPLIALAAYLLAIVTAALLLRAVPNIARHLKYSGENRYASIDGLRGYLAFGVFVHHSIITWIFLRTGVIEFPPSNFYSQLGQGSVALFFMITGFLFWGRLLTQGRQHDWLAFAVSRLFRLYPLYLPLMLIVFVTVFYQQDWELKEPITQLLGQTLAWLTFDRPDVNQYPQTGMLIANVTWTLSYEVFFYLALPLAAMVFIYRGNRLQMALCLMGIYTLYQLVGWEHSLKKHYLASFLGGIGAAYWIRRPHLVAWSQTRLAGIIALLALAITFTAFNRTFRPMPLLLSLFFVIVASGNTLFGALKPRSIRWLGEISYSTYLLHGFVLWVVMQRLPLMLELDARETWTFLPLLALCSCLLIIISSLTFLYIEQPGMTAGKNLLQWLRQRRKGGKSLVEKTAR, from the coding sequence ATGACCGATACCAACCCGCTTATTGCACTGGCAGCCTATCTGCTGGCCATCGTCACCGCCGCTCTGTTGTTGCGCGCCGTTCCGAACATCGCCCGACACCTCAAGTACTCCGGCGAGAACCGCTATGCCAGCATCGATGGCCTACGCGGGTATCTGGCGTTCGGCGTATTCGTGCACCACTCGATCATTACCTGGATTTTCCTGCGGACCGGCGTGATCGAATTTCCGCCGAGCAATTTCTACTCACAGCTGGGCCAGGGCAGCGTTGCGCTGTTTTTCATGATCACCGGTTTTCTGTTCTGGGGCCGACTGCTTACCCAGGGCCGTCAACACGACTGGCTGGCCTTTGCGGTATCGCGGCTGTTTCGTCTCTATCCGCTGTATTTGCCGCTGATGCTGATCGTATTCGTCACCGTGTTCTACCAGCAGGACTGGGAACTCAAGGAACCGATTACTCAGTTGCTTGGCCAGACGCTGGCCTGGCTGACCTTCGACCGACCGGACGTCAACCAATACCCACAGACCGGAATGCTGATTGCCAACGTCACCTGGACGCTGAGCTACGAAGTGTTTTTCTATCTGGCCTTGCCACTGGCCGCCATGGTGTTCATCTATCGCGGTAACAGGCTACAAATGGCGCTGTGCCTGATGGGTATCTACACCCTGTATCAGTTGGTCGGCTGGGAGCATTCACTGAAAAAGCACTACCTGGCCAGTTTTTTGGGCGGCATTGGCGCCGCGTACTGGATTCGCCGACCACACCTGGTCGCCTGGAGCCAGACACGATTGGCCGGCATCATCGCCTTGCTGGCCCTGGCGATTACATTTACGGCATTCAACCGCACATTCCGCCCGATGCCGTTGCTGCTTTCATTATTTTTTGTGATCGTGGCGTCTGGCAACACGCTGTTTGGCGCCCTGAAACCGCGCAGCATCCGCTGGCTCGGAGAAATCAGCTACAGCACTTACCTGCTGCATGGTTTCGTGCTCTGGGTAGTGATGCAGCGCCTGCCACTGATGCTTGAGCTGGATGCCCGTGAAACCTGGACCTTCCTGCCGCTGCTCGCCCTGTGCAGCTGCCTGTTGATCATCATCAGCAGTCTGACATTCCTGTACATCGAGCAGCCCGGCATGACCGCCGGCAAGAACCTCTTGCAGTGGCTGCGCCAACGCCGAAAGGGCGGCAAGAGCCTGGTGGAAAAGACCGCCCGTTAA